The following proteins come from a genomic window of Venturia canescens isolate UGA chromosome 4, ASM1945775v1, whole genome shotgun sequence:
- the LOC122409045 gene encoding ras-related protein Rab-37-like isoform X1, which produces MRRVARGASADDSFDDVFESEGGRFRADDSHLTTNSYVTNVNAPARKTADDNYREKLDPSPTGYRDYTPPAEVLQNRWDASSSQRFSNDNRSPNSGYPICNVDFQKKEETFTHKTILLGDSGVGKTSLLVQFDTGQFQTGNFAATVGIGFTNKMIEVDEAKVKLQIWDTAGQERFRSVTHAYYRDAHALLLLYDVTNKTSYDNIRAWLGEIREYAHDDVVIMLLGNKCDCGNERIVKREDGERLAREHNVPFMETSAKTGLNVELAFVAVARYLKARKSGNPDTSKFNVQDYVRQQSQKKTCFNYNCSTT; this is translated from the exons ATGAGACGGGTTGCTCGAGGAGCGAGTGCCGACGACTCGTTTGACGACGTCTTCGAATCCGAGGGAGGCCGATTTCGAGCAGACGATTCTCATCTAACCACAAATTCTTATGTTACAAACGTCAATGCTCCTGCTCGTAAAACTGCCGATGATaattatcgagaaaaattggaTCCCTCACCAACGGGTTACAGGGATTATACACCGCCGGCTGAAGTTTTACAAAACCGATGGGATGCCTCGTCTTCCCAGCGATTTAGTAACGACAACAGATCACCCAATTCGGGCTATCCAATCTGCAACGTCGATTTccaaaagaaagaagaaacttTCACTCACAAG ACGATACTGCTGGGGGACAGCGGGGTTGGCAAAACTTCGTTGCTCGTACAGTTCGATACAGGACAATTTCAAACCGGCAACTTCGCCGCTACAGTTGGCATCGGTTTTACG AATAAAATGATCGAAGTGGACGAGGCGAAGGTAAAGCTTCAGATCTGGGATACAGCTGGCCAGGAGCGCTTTCGTAGTGTCACTCACGCCTACTACAGAGACGCTCATG CGTTACTCTTACTGTACGACGTGACCAACAAAACGAGTTACGACAACATTAGAGCCTGGTTAGGTGAAATACGGGAATATGCTCACGACGACGTCGTTATAATGCTCTTGG GCAACAAGTGCGATTGCGGTAACGAGAGAATCGTCAAGAGGGAGGACGGCGAGCGCCTCGCGCGGGAACACAATGTACCGTTCATGGAAACCTCCGCTAAAACCGGCCTCAATGTCGAGCTGGCCTTTGTTGCCGTTGCAAG GTACCTAAAAGCACGGAAGAGTGGAAATCCGGATACCTCGAAATTCAACGTGCAAGATTACGTGCGACAACAATCacagaaaaaaacgtgcttcaaTTACAATTGCTCGACAACCTGA
- the LOC122409045 gene encoding ras-related protein Rab-37-like isoform X2, with protein sequence MSVMEEEPVAATSAAAGGVSGNDEIRSGLFFPRKNHADESNFDGSTTSTASTIRSYWKTQASFSDSSTHRQTSQDQLISASQRTLQSSNSACDYFFKVMLLGDSGVGKTCLLTRFRDGRFLSGNYITTVGIDFRNKMIEVDEAKVKLQIWDTAGQERFRSVTHAYYRDAHALLLLYDVTNKTSYDNIRAWLGEIREYAHDDVVIMLLGNKCDCGNERIVKREDGERLAREHNVPFMETSAKTGLNVELAFVAVARYLKARKSGNPDTSKFNVQDYVRQQSQKKTCFNYNCSTT encoded by the exons ATGAGCGTCATGGAGGAGGAGCCTGTCGCGGCGACGAGCGCCGCCGCTGGTGGCGTTAGCGGCAACGACGAGATTCGCTCGGGACTGTTCttccctcgaaaaaatcaCGCCGACGAATCCAACTTTGACGGATCTACGACCTCGACCGCTTCTACCATCCGCAGCTACTGGAAGACTCAGGCCAGTTTCAGTGACTCGTCGACGCATCGCCAGACCTCTCAGGACCAACTTATTTCGGCTTCCCAGAGAACCCTACAAAGCTCTAACAGTGCCTGCGATTACTTTTTCAAG GTGATGCTGTTGGGTGACAGTGGTGTAGGAAAAACTTGTCTTCTAACTCGTTTCCGCGACGGTCGTTTTCTGTCTGGCAACTATATTACCACAGTTGGCATCGACTTTAGG AATAAAATGATCGAAGTGGACGAGGCGAAGGTAAAGCTTCAGATCTGGGATACAGCTGGCCAGGAGCGCTTTCGTAGTGTCACTCACGCCTACTACAGAGACGCTCATG CGTTACTCTTACTGTACGACGTGACCAACAAAACGAGTTACGACAACATTAGAGCCTGGTTAGGTGAAATACGGGAATATGCTCACGACGACGTCGTTATAATGCTCTTGG GCAACAAGTGCGATTGCGGTAACGAGAGAATCGTCAAGAGGGAGGACGGCGAGCGCCTCGCGCGGGAACACAATGTACCGTTCATGGAAACCTCCGCTAAAACCGGCCTCAATGTCGAGCTGGCCTTTGTTGCCGTTGCAAG GTACCTAAAAGCACGGAAGAGTGGAAATCCGGATACCTCGAAATTCAACGTGCAAGATTACGTGCGACAACAATCacagaaaaaaacgtgcttcaaTTACAATTGCTCGACAACCTGA
- the LOC122409045 gene encoding ras-related protein Rab-37-like isoform X3 encodes MRRVARGASADDSFDDVFESEGGRFRADDSHLTTNSYVTNVNAPARKTADDNYREKLDPSPTGYRDYTPPAEVLQNRWDASSSQRFSNDNRSPNSGYPICNVDFQKKEETFTHKTILLGDSGVGKTSLLVQFDTGQFQTGNFAATVGIGFTVMLLGDSGVGKTCLLTRFRDGRFLSGNYITTVGIDFRNKMIEVDEAKVKLQIWDTAGQERFRSVTHAYYRDAHALLLLYDVTNKTSYDNIRAWLGEIREYAHDDVVIMLLGNKCDCGNERIVKREDGERLAREHNVPFMETSAKTGLNVELAFVAVARYLKARKSGNPDTSKFNVQDYVRQQSQKKTCFNYNCSTT; translated from the exons ATGAGACGGGTTGCTCGAGGAGCGAGTGCCGACGACTCGTTTGACGACGTCTTCGAATCCGAGGGAGGCCGATTTCGAGCAGACGATTCTCATCTAACCACAAATTCTTATGTTACAAACGTCAATGCTCCTGCTCGTAAAACTGCCGATGATaattatcgagaaaaattggaTCCCTCACCAACGGGTTACAGGGATTATACACCGCCGGCTGAAGTTTTACAAAACCGATGGGATGCCTCGTCTTCCCAGCGATTTAGTAACGACAACAGATCACCCAATTCGGGCTATCCAATCTGCAACGTCGATTTccaaaagaaagaagaaacttTCACTCACAAG ACGATACTGCTGGGGGACAGCGGGGTTGGCAAAACTTCGTTGCTCGTACAGTTCGATACAGGACAATTTCAAACCGGCAACTTCGCCGCTACAGTTGGCATCGGTTTTACG GTGATGCTGTTGGGTGACAGTGGTGTAGGAAAAACTTGTCTTCTAACTCGTTTCCGCGACGGTCGTTTTCTGTCTGGCAACTATATTACCACAGTTGGCATCGACTTTAGG AATAAAATGATCGAAGTGGACGAGGCGAAGGTAAAGCTTCAGATCTGGGATACAGCTGGCCAGGAGCGCTTTCGTAGTGTCACTCACGCCTACTACAGAGACGCTCATG CGTTACTCTTACTGTACGACGTGACCAACAAAACGAGTTACGACAACATTAGAGCCTGGTTAGGTGAAATACGGGAATATGCTCACGACGACGTCGTTATAATGCTCTTGG GCAACAAGTGCGATTGCGGTAACGAGAGAATCGTCAAGAGGGAGGACGGCGAGCGCCTCGCGCGGGAACACAATGTACCGTTCATGGAAACCTCCGCTAAAACCGGCCTCAATGTCGAGCTGGCCTTTGTTGCCGTTGCAAG GTACCTAAAAGCACGGAAGAGTGGAAATCCGGATACCTCGAAATTCAACGTGCAAGATTACGTGCGACAACAATCacagaaaaaaacgtgcttcaaTTACAATTGCTCGACAACCTGA